The following are from one region of the Cataglyphis hispanica isolate Lineage 1 chromosome 16, ULB_Chis1_1.0, whole genome shotgun sequence genome:
- the LOC126855703 gene encoding histone-lysine N-methyltransferase SETMAR-like — protein sequence MQAYLLAVYGIGFSRPRALSNAKDTADEICTVYGSGTTTIRTVRNWFKKFRAGNFDLQDEDRSGRPVTTDADLIKTVLAENPRYSVREIVDDTNIPKTTVHKHLIKMGYANRYEVWVPHLLTETGLMNRVSTCDLLLQRHERNPFLKSLVTGDETWILYQNVSRKCTWSKENRPSTVAKPGLHPKKVLLSIWWDWKGVVYYELLPQGETINADKYCNQLDQLKAAIAEKRPELVNRRGVVFHHDNARPHVAMVVRQKLLQFDWDVLPHPPYSPDLAPSDYYLFLSLKILSVVNLSNP from the exons atgcaGGCTTATCTCTTAGCCGTTTATGGCATCGGTTTCAGTCGTCCCAGAGCTCTTTCAAA TGCAAAGGACACTGCAGACGAGATTTGCACCGTTTACGGGAGTGGTACTACGACCATTAGGACCGTCCGCAATTGGTTTAAGAAATTTAGAGCCGGCAATTTCGATTTGCAAGATGAAGACCGCAGCGGCCGCCCAGTAACGACGGATGCGGACCTTATCAAGACTGTGCTCGCTGAAAATCCGCGATATAGTGTGCGCGAGATAGTGGATGACACTAACATTCCCAAGACAACGGTACATAAGCATTTGATCAAAATGGGATATGCAAATCGGTATGAAGTTTGGGTTCCACACCTATTGACGGAGACCGGCCTTATGAACCGCGTCTCTACGTGCGATTTGCTTCTTCAGCGACATGAAAGAAATCCTTTCTTAAAGAGTCTTGTCACTGGAGACGAGACTTGGATTTTGTATCAAAATGTGTCTCGAAAATGCACTTGGTCCAAGGAAAATAGACCTTCAACTGTTGCGAAGCCTGGACTTCATCCGAAGAAGGTTCTTTTATCCATTTGGTGGGACTGGAAAGGTGTAGTGTACTACGAGCTCCTTCCTCAAGGTGAAACGATCAATGCTGACAAATATTGTAATCAACTTGATCAACTGAAAGCCGCCATAGCAGAGAAACGGCCAGAACTAGTGAACCGACGAGGAGTCGTTTTCCATCACGACAACGCAAGACCGCATGTTGCAATGGTCGtgagacaaaaattattacagttcGATTGGGACGTTCTACCTCATCCTCCGTACTCCCCAGACCTTGCTCCTTCCGATTATTACTTGTTCCTCTCCTTAAAAATTCTCTCCGTGGTAAATCTTTCAAATCCATAA